A window of the Brassica napus cultivar Da-Ae chromosome C5, Da-Ae, whole genome shotgun sequence genome harbors these coding sequences:
- the LOC106358744 gene encoding uncharacterized protein LOC106358744 — MDTLLGYIREPRMQAANVSMFPWLLWFIWKARNDMCFTAKNVSPLDTVQHARQEAEEWRVAQIVEEVIEEEQVERELEQPVVQPARCRWKCQVDASWKSTTKGVGVGFVLLDDDRVIMVGLRNYTRAASPLQAEAEGLSWAMKELLHRDFKDVRFESDCQQLV; from the coding sequence ATGGATACACTTTTGGGCTACATCAGAGAACCTAGGATGCAGGCAGCAAACGTCTCGATGTTCCCGTGGTTGTTGTGGTTCATATGGAAAGCTCGCAATGATATGTGTTTTACTGCAAAGAACGTATCGCCTTTGGACACAGTTCAGCACGCAAGGCAGGAGGCAGAGGAGTGGAGAGTTGCTCAAATAGTCGAGGAAGTCATCGAGGAGGAGCAGGTGGAGCGGGAGCTAGAACAACCGGTGGTACAGCCAGCTCGGTGTAGATGGAAGTGCCAGGTGGATGCTTCTTGGAAATCGACAACAAAAGGGGTAGGAGTCGGCTTTGTACTGCTCGACGATGACCGCGTGATCATGGTGGGACTTAGGAACTACACTCGAGCAGCCTCTCCCTTACAGGCGGAAGCGGAGGGCCTCAGTTGGGCCATGAAGGAGCTGCTCCATCGCGACTTCAAAGACGTTAGGTTTGAGTCTGACTGTCAACAGCTGGTCTGA